One window of Camelina sativa cultivar DH55 chromosome 4, Cs, whole genome shotgun sequence genomic DNA carries:
- the LOC104782173 gene encoding uncharacterized protein LOC104782173: MSSVCGKLDFKDASFEISASSSTQCSKGFKHTSFTGSEDSQESDGGDETGYIHQTVNEETTDDIRIPSNPLLSPNSSDDEDKDENLTTTPVVLIPAIKGSREKHGLSLRKTSVSWAADVYDPPPSIASHTRSKKQQQKPKSKDNHRKTGKKGQKGKDNSSSRGGSSKDKKKTSRKHSCEKFEWVTQMPLVAASS; encoded by the exons ATGAGCTCTGTTTGTGGTAAGTTGGATTTCAAAGATGCAAGCTTTGAGATTTCGGCTTCGAGTTCCACACAATGTTCTAAAGGCTTCAAGCATACTTCGTTTACTGGATCTGAAGATTCTCAGGAGTCTGATGGAGGAGATGAAACTGGTTATATACACCAAACTGTGAATGAAGAAACTACTGATGATATAAGGATTCCATCAAATCCACTTTTAAGTCCCAActcttctgatgatgaagacaAGGATGAGAATCTTACGACT ACACCAGTTGTTCTCATCCCAGCCATAAAAGGCAGTCGAGAGAAGCATGGCTTGTCACTGAGGAAGACGAGTGTTTCATGGGCGGCTGATGTGTATGATCCTCCTCCCTCGATAGCCTCCCACACAAGAAGCAAGAAACAGCAGCAGAAACCCAAGAGCAAAGACAACCATAGGAAGACCGGAAAGAAAGGACAGAAGGGTAAAGACAACTCTTCCTCGCGTGGTGGCAGCAgcaaagacaagaagaaaactTCTCGCAAGCACAGCTGCGAGAAATTTGAATGGGTAACTCAGATGCCTTTAGTTGCAGCATCTTCTTGA
- the LOC104782175 gene encoding arginine biosynthesis bifunctional protein ArgJ, chloroplastic yields MHCSHTHFASFKLPHFFAPKSFMASSRRDFRVFAVATSVEEASANIQAAPISLPEGSWKQIAGGVTAAKGFKAAGMYAGLRAAGKKPDLALVTCDVEAVAAGVFTLNVVAAAPVVYCKKVLETSKTARAVLINAGQANAATGDAGYQDMLDCVGSLATLLKVNPEEVLIESTGVIGQRIKKKELIQSLPTLVNSISDSVEEADSAAVAITTTDLVSKSVAVESQVGGTTIRVGGMAKGSGMIHPNMATMLGVITTDALVESDIWRKMVKVAVNRSFNQITVDGDTSTNDTVIALASGLSGSPSISSLNSNEAAQLQACLDAVMQGLAKSIAWDGEGATCLIEVTVKGTETEAEAGKIARSVASSSLVKAAVYGRDPNWGRIAAAAGYAGVSFQMDKLKISLGEFSLMESGQPLPFDRDGASNYLKKKGEVHGTVTIDLSVGEGAAIGKAWGCDLSYDYVKINAEYTS; encoded by the exons aTGCATTGTTCTCATACTCACTTCGCATCCTTCAAGCTTCCTCATTTCTTCGCGCCTAAG AGTTTTATGGCGTCTTCACGGAGAGATTTTAGAGTGTTCGCAGTAGCAACCAGTGTGGAGGAGGCGTCTGCTAACATACAAGCAGCTCCAATCTCTTTACCTGAAGGCTCATGGAAACAG ATAGCTGGTGGAGTTACAGCTGCTAAAGGGTTTAAAGCTGCTGGTATGTATGCTGGATTACGAGCTGCTGGAAAGAAACCTGATCTTGCTCTTGTAACTTGTGATGTTGAAGCTGTAGCTGCAG GGGTGTTTACTTTGAATGTGGTTGCTGCTGCTCCTGTAGTTTACTGCAAAAAGGTTCTTGAGACTTCCAAAACG GCGCGTGCGGTGTTGATCAACGCTGGTCAAGCCAATGCAGCTACG GGTGATGCTGGTTACCAAGATATGTTAGACTGTGTTGGTTCTCTTGCGACG CTACTTAAAGTGAATCCAGAGGAAGTGTTAATCGAGTCAACTGGGGTTATTGGTCAGAGGATTAAAAAG aaAGAGCTTATCCAGTCACTTCCAACCCTAGTCAACTCCATATCAGACTCTGTTGAAGA GGCAGATTCTGCTGCTGTAGCAATCACAACAACGGATCTTGTAAGCAAGAGTGTTGCAGTTGAATCACAG GTCGGTGGAACTACAATTAGAGTTGGGGGTATGGCAAAAGGCTCCGGGATGATCCATCCAAATATGGCTACTATGTTAGGT GTCATCACAACGGATGCGCTAGTTGAAAGTGATATCTGGAGAAAGATGGTAAAGGTTGCAGTAAACCGAAGCTTCAACCAGATCACT GTAGATGGCGACACGAGTACTAATGACACAGTCATTGCATTGGCGAGTGGACTATCTGGATCACCTTCTATATCTTCTTTGAATTCTAACGAAGCTGCACAGCTTCAGGCATGCCTTGATGCg GTGATGCAAGGGCTCGCTAAATCAATAGCTTGGGATGGTGAAGGCGCAACATGTCTCATCGAG GTAACTGTAAAAGGAACAGAAACTGAAGCAGAGGCAGGGAAAATTGCACGCTCGGTGGCTTCCTCTTCACTGGTCAAA GCAGCTGTTTATGGGAGAGATCCAAACTGGGGACGGATAGCCGCAGCTGCTGGCTATGCCGGGGTTTCTTTCCAGATGGATAAGCTCAAGATATCGCTCGGCGAGTTCTCACTCATGGAGAGTGGTCAACCTCTTCCATTTGACAG GGATGGAGCCAGTAACTACCTCAAGAAAAAGGGCGAGGTTCATGGAACGGTTACGATCGATTTATCCGTAG GTGAAGGTGCAGCCATCGGAAAGGCTTGGGGGTGCGATCTTAGCTATGATTATGTCAAGATCAATGCTGAGTACACCTCATAG
- the LOC104782172 gene encoding histone H2B.4-like, translated as MAPKGAEKKPAGKAPAAEQLPKAEKKISKEVGGSEKKKKKSKKSVETYKIYIFKVLKQVHPDIGISGKAMGIMNSFINDIFEKLAQESSKLARYNKKPTITSREIQTAVRLVLPGELPKHAVSEGTKAVTKFTS; from the coding sequence ATGGCACCGAAAGGAGCGGAGAAGAAACCAGCCGGGAAAGCACCGGCGGCGGAGCAACTACCAAAGGCGGAGAAGAAGATCAGCAAAGAAGTAGGAGGaagcgagaagaagaagaagaaatcgaagaagagcGTGGAGACTTACAAGATCTACATCTTCAAGGTTCTGAAACAAGTCCATCCAGATATCGGGATCTCTGGGAAAGCCATGGGGATTATGAACAGTTTCATCAACGACATCTTCGAGAAACTCGCTCAGGAATCGTCTAAGCTCGCTAGGTATAACAAGAAGCCGACGATTACCTCGAGGGAGATTCAAACCGCCGTGAGACTTGTCTTGCCTGGTGAACTCCCTAAGCATGCTGTTTCTGAAGGCACCAAGGCGGTTACCAAATTCACCAGTTAG